The Leifsonia sp. 1010 genome has a segment encoding these proteins:
- a CDS encoding sensor histidine kinase, producing the protein MDAALPAHPEAARTGDVGVAPARPGTGRLILRALAVTVAIASNVTAQVLSALTGDYGPRPSGVGWAIVFVSVAVVYVVCAVIAWRIVRSPIPGWLMVGAAFFWSAGAWYPLVRQWGWVWPWVQGVTDLWAVLVGLLVLCYPTGRLVARFDRAILLAISIAFAVRLGGTLLFSSPEPTECGCVMNPYAVLPSDTADYWLGLAWRFVGLALMLTVAARLIARWFTSSLPARRVAFVMPLAILLWCYGTVQDSLSFAFGWDGGWLQFIPPVAIALIPPAFVGGVLYARGLRSRMADLVIVARDKVDRGLWESSLARMLHDGSLRVFWWDEPLQSYQTSDGRPMPDAGPTDRPGRSVLAIDSDQGPIALIEHDVALSQDDRLLDAVSSALLLSVDNDRLRGRLERTIQELRESRLRIVEEGYLARRKLERDLHDGSQQQLVSLAISLRIATSKAEAHGDEELAGDLQRASEQLADALRELRELARGIHPTVLSDGDLRSAIEELGLRSHVPVEVHVDIVDRLPEVVEETIYYCVSEALANAAKHARARTCTVTVSRADATVTVIVKDDGQGGARIEPGGGLEGLRDRVEAVSGRAEVRSVEGLGTIIELTIPVQGS; encoded by the coding sequence ATGGATGCCGCGCTCCCGGCGCATCCGGAGGCCGCGCGCACCGGTGATGTCGGCGTCGCCCCCGCCCGACCGGGCACGGGCCGGCTGATCCTCCGTGCGCTGGCCGTCACGGTCGCCATCGCGTCGAACGTCACGGCGCAGGTGCTCAGCGCGCTCACCGGGGACTACGGGCCGCGTCCCTCGGGCGTCGGCTGGGCCATCGTCTTCGTCTCGGTCGCGGTCGTCTACGTCGTCTGCGCGGTGATCGCCTGGCGGATCGTGCGCAGTCCCATCCCCGGCTGGCTGATGGTCGGGGCCGCCTTCTTCTGGTCGGCGGGCGCTTGGTATCCGCTGGTCCGGCAGTGGGGCTGGGTGTGGCCGTGGGTGCAGGGCGTGACGGACCTGTGGGCGGTGCTGGTCGGGCTCCTCGTGCTCTGCTACCCGACGGGGAGGCTGGTCGCGCGTTTCGACCGCGCCATTCTGCTGGCCATCTCCATCGCCTTCGCGGTGCGTCTCGGCGGCACCTTGCTGTTCTCGTCGCCCGAGCCGACCGAGTGCGGGTGCGTGATGAATCCCTACGCCGTGCTGCCCAGCGACACGGCCGACTACTGGCTGGGGCTGGCGTGGCGCTTCGTGGGGCTCGCGCTCATGCTGACCGTCGCGGCCCGCCTGATCGCCCGCTGGTTCACCAGCTCCCTCCCGGCCCGCCGGGTGGCCTTCGTGATGCCGCTCGCCATCCTGCTCTGGTGCTACGGCACGGTGCAGGACTCGCTGAGCTTCGCGTTCGGCTGGGACGGCGGATGGTTGCAGTTCATCCCGCCGGTCGCGATCGCGTTGATCCCTCCGGCGTTCGTCGGCGGTGTGCTCTACGCGCGGGGACTGCGCTCGCGGATGGCGGACCTCGTCATCGTCGCGCGCGACAAGGTCGACCGCGGTCTGTGGGAGTCGAGCCTCGCGCGGATGCTGCACGACGGATCCCTGCGCGTGTTCTGGTGGGACGAGCCGCTGCAGAGCTACCAGACCAGCGACGGAAGGCCGATGCCGGACGCCGGTCCGACCGACCGGCCGGGTCGCTCGGTGCTCGCTATCGACTCGGATCAGGGACCGATCGCCCTCATCGAGCACGACGTGGCACTCAGCCAGGACGACCGCCTTCTCGATGCCGTCTCGTCGGCGCTCCTGCTCTCCGTCGACAACGACCGGCTGCGCGGGAGGCTGGAGCGCACCATCCAGGAACTGCGGGAGTCGCGGCTGCGCATCGTCGAGGAAGGCTACCTCGCTCGCCGGAAGCTGGAGCGCGACCTCCACGACGGCAGCCAGCAGCAGCTCGTCTCGCTGGCCATCAGCCTCCGCATCGCGACGTCGAAGGCCGAGGCGCACGGCGACGAGGAGCTCGCCGGCGACCTGCAGCGCGCGTCCGAGCAGCTCGCGGACGCCCTCCGCGAGTTGCGGGAGCTCGCCCGCGGCATCCACCCCACGGTGCTGAGCGACGGCGACCTGCGTTCGGCGATCGAGGAGCTCGGACTCCGGAGTCACGTGCCGGTCGAGGTCCACGTGGACATCGTCGACCGGCTGCCCGAGGTCGTGGAGGAGACCATCTACTACTGCGTCTCGGAGGCGCTCGCCAACGCTGCGAAGCACGCGCGCGCTCGCACGTGCACCGTCACGGTGTCGCGTGCGGACGCGACGGTGACCGTCATCGTGAAGGACGACGGACAGGGCGGCGCCCGCATCGAGCCGGGCGGCGGTCTCGAGGGCCTGCGCGACCGGGTGGAGGCCGTGTCCGGCCGGGCCGAGGTGCGCTCGGTCGAGGGCCTCGGCACGATCATCGAGCTCACCATCCCGGTGCAGGGTTCCTGA
- a CDS encoding response regulator transcription factor codes for MSGGQTVESRALRVAVADDAVLLREGIGQILRAGGMEVVASVDTAEELLRAVATDGDVDAIVLDIKMPPTHTDEGLRALERLRASGSRAGILLLSMYTTASYAIRAMSAGSGTGYLLKDRVADADTLVTAVRTVARGGSVVDPEVVQLLVTARSSEATVESLSSRERDVLRLMAEGKSNVGIATELHLSLRTVESHIGHIMAKLGVEDSAEGHRRVLAVLRFLGRDA; via the coding sequence GTGAGCGGGGGACAGACTGTAGAGTCTCGCGCGCTCAGAGTGGCCGTCGCCGACGATGCAGTGCTGCTGCGCGAGGGGATCGGACAGATCCTGCGCGCGGGCGGTATGGAGGTCGTCGCCTCGGTGGACACCGCCGAGGAACTCCTGCGCGCCGTCGCGACCGACGGGGATGTGGACGCGATCGTCCTCGACATCAAGATGCCGCCCACCCACACCGACGAGGGGCTGCGGGCTCTCGAACGCCTGCGAGCGAGCGGCTCGCGCGCCGGCATCCTGCTTCTCTCCATGTACACCACCGCGTCGTACGCGATCCGCGCGATGAGCGCCGGCAGCGGCACCGGCTATCTGCTCAAGGACCGCGTCGCCGACGCCGACACCCTGGTCACCGCGGTCCGCACCGTCGCGCGCGGCGGCTCGGTCGTCGATCCGGAAGTCGTGCAGCTGCTCGTCACCGCGCGGTCGTCGGAGGCGACGGTCGAGTCGCTCTCCTCACGGGAACGGGACGTGCTGCGGCTGATGGCGGAGGGCAAGTCGAACGTCGGCATCGCGACCGAGCTGCACCTGAGCCTCCGCACCGTCGAATCCCACATCGGGCACATCATGGCGAAGCTGGGTGTGGAGGACTCCGCCGAGGGCCATCGACGGGTGCTCGCGGTGCTGCGCTTCCTCGGCCGGGACGCCTGA
- a CDS encoding response regulator, translating to MYLRVVIVDDHERFREQAAELLRLESFMVVGDSATAAGGIELSRRLAPDVVLLDVGLPDASGFDIVPAMRATGAAVVLTSSRSATDYGRRVADSGAEGFINKDELTGEAIRTLLR from the coding sequence ATGTACCTCCGCGTTGTGATCGTCGACGACCACGAGCGGTTCCGTGAACAGGCGGCGGAGCTGCTCCGCCTGGAGAGCTTCATGGTTGTCGGCGACAGTGCGACCGCTGCCGGCGGCATCGAGCTGAGCCGTCGCCTCGCCCCGGACGTCGTCCTGCTCGACGTCGGCCTGCCCGACGCCAGCGGCTTCGACATCGTGCCCGCGATGCGGGCGACCGGAGCCGCCGTCGTGCTCACGTCGAGCCGGTCGGCGACCGACTACGGAAGACGCGTCGCCGACAGCGGCGCGGAGGGTTTCATCAACAAAGACGAGCTGACCGGTGAGGCGATCCGCACCCTGCTAAGGTAA
- a CDS encoding ABC transporter ATP-binding protein: MSTTTVLGVEGEERNDLSKEESRQVRRRSLRLLGSLLHPLRMRLALTAVVVVVSTAAQVAGPAIIAFGIDNGLPALLKQDWFPLAAAGIAYLVTGVIGAALIAWYTVLSARISQAILLDLRKRVFLHTQKLSLEFHESYTSGRIISRQTSDLDSIRELLDSGINQLVQGFLYMLFIAIALFSIDWISGVVLLVSLVPLYLLTRWFQKRSQVLFRISRVASAKLIVHFVETMTGIRAVKAFRKEKRNEKDFGGLVEDYRDVNARVIQLFGIFDPGLVMIGNVTVGVVLLVGGFRVADGQLAIGVLLAVLLYTRRFFDPMEEMAMFYNSYQSAAAALEKISGVLEEEPSVPDPVRPVDLWSAQGHVSFDDVSFAYKKDRVILPEFTLDIPAGQTVALVGSTGAGKSTLAKLISRFYDPTAGSVKLDGVDLRDLHPKDLRRAIVMVTQEAYLFSGSVADNIALGKPDATRDEIVRAAEAVGAHEFIEGLPNGYDTDVNKRGGRVSAGQRQLISFARAFLADPAVLILDEATSSLDIPSERLVQEALQTLLADRTAVIIAHRLSTVAIADRVLVMEHGRVVEDGTPDDLIAGTGRFAQLHAAWRDSLV, translated from the coding sequence GTGAGCACCACGACCGTCCTGGGCGTCGAAGGCGAAGAGCGCAACGACCTCAGCAAGGAGGAGAGCCGGCAGGTACGGCGCCGTTCGCTGCGCCTGCTAGGCTCGCTGCTGCACCCGCTGCGGATGCGGCTGGCGCTGACGGCCGTCGTGGTCGTCGTGAGCACGGCCGCCCAGGTGGCGGGTCCCGCGATCATCGCGTTCGGCATCGACAACGGCCTGCCGGCGCTGCTCAAGCAGGATTGGTTCCCGCTGGCCGCCGCCGGTATCGCCTACCTGGTCACCGGCGTGATCGGCGCTGCGCTCATCGCCTGGTACACGGTGCTGAGCGCGCGGATCAGCCAGGCCATCCTGCTCGACCTGCGCAAGCGGGTGTTCCTGCACACGCAGAAGCTGTCGCTCGAGTTCCACGAGTCGTACACGTCCGGCCGGATCATCTCGCGCCAGACGAGCGACCTGGACTCCATCCGGGAGCTGCTCGACTCGGGCATCAACCAGCTGGTCCAGGGCTTCCTGTACATGCTGTTCATCGCGATCGCGCTGTTCTCGATCGACTGGATCAGCGGTGTCGTGCTGCTCGTGTCGCTCGTGCCGCTGTACCTGCTGACACGGTGGTTCCAGAAGCGCTCGCAGGTGCTTTTCCGCATCTCGCGGGTGGCGTCGGCGAAGCTGATCGTGCACTTCGTGGAGACCATGACCGGCATCCGCGCGGTCAAGGCGTTCCGCAAGGAGAAACGCAACGAGAAGGACTTCGGCGGGCTGGTGGAGGACTACCGGGATGTGAACGCCCGCGTCATCCAGCTGTTCGGGATCTTCGACCCGGGCCTCGTGATGATCGGCAACGTCACGGTCGGCGTCGTGCTGCTGGTCGGCGGCTTCCGCGTCGCCGACGGGCAGCTCGCGATCGGCGTGCTGCTCGCGGTGCTGCTGTACACGCGGCGCTTCTTCGACCCGATGGAGGAGATGGCGATGTTCTACAACTCCTACCAGTCGGCCGCCGCGGCGCTGGAGAAGATCTCCGGCGTCCTGGAGGAGGAGCCCAGCGTTCCGGATCCGGTGCGGCCGGTCGACCTGTGGTCGGCGCAGGGGCACGTGAGTTTCGACGATGTCTCGTTCGCCTACAAGAAAGACCGCGTCATCCTGCCGGAGTTCACGCTCGACATCCCCGCCGGGCAGACGGTCGCGCTGGTCGGTTCGACCGGTGCGGGCAAGTCGACGCTGGCGAAGCTGATTTCGCGCTTCTACGACCCCACCGCGGGTTCGGTGAAGCTGGACGGCGTCGACCTGCGCGACCTGCACCCGAAGGATCTGCGTCGGGCGATCGTGATGGTCACCCAGGAGGCGTACCTGTTCAGCGGCTCTGTCGCCGACAACATCGCCCTGGGCAAGCCGGATGCGACGCGCGACGAGATCGTGCGGGCGGCGGAGGCGGTCGGCGCGCACGAGTTCATCGAGGGTCTGCCGAACGGCTACGACACCGACGTGAACAAGCGCGGCGGCCGCGTCTCCGCGGGACAGCGGCAGTTGATCTCGTTCGCGCGGGCGTTCCTCGCGGACCCGGCCGTGCTCATCCTGGATGAGGCGACGAGCTCGCTCGACATCCCGAGCGAGCGCCTGGTGCAGGAGGCGCTGCAGACGCTGCTCGCCGACCGCACGGCCGTGATCATCGCGCACCGCCTGTCCACCGTCGCGATCGCCGACCGGGTGCTCGTCATGGAGCACGGCCGCGTGGTCGAGGACGGCACGCCCGACGACCTGATCGCGGGCACCGGCCGGTTCGCCCAGCTGCACGCGGCCTGGCGCGACTCGCTGGTGTAG
- a CDS encoding ABC transporter ATP-binding protein, producing the protein MSVAQTPNTQTPKTAAKRKSTARILLRILPFAKSAAPRIILGMVAALLASLVALSIPQVLRWLVDGPLSTGDPSAVWPAALLVVGLGAAEAVFISLRRWFVLTPGTHVEAKMRNALYAQLQDLPVAFHDRWPSGQLLSRAVSDLSMIRRWLSFGIVLLVVNVVTIVVGFAILIGWNWILGLIFLVCSIPLWIYGFVFENKYSVIARRSQDQAGDLATAVEESVHGIRVLKAFGRGKHALKTFESRAEELRGTEIEKAKAIAGIWLWLLLVPDVAFGICLVVGVWLSAQGQLSVGELVAFFATATVLRFPVESIGFLLSMTFDTRTAADRYFEVMDEVNTITDPAEPKRIAEPRGELVFDDVHFRYQDSPERFPDLLDGIRLTVRPGETMALVGLTGSGKSTLTALTTRLYDVTGGAVKVDGVDVRDLTRYDLRKAIAMAFEDATLFSASVRDNVLLGRDDLDPASAEAERVLTEALEVAQAGFVYDLPEGVETKVGEEGLSLSGGQRQRLALARAVAANPSILVLDDPLSALDVDTEALVEAALRRVLASTTALIVAHRPSTVMLADRVALLEDGRVTAVGTHHELLASSEHYRFVISSLEDEQNEEILEEVNL; encoded by the coding sequence ATGTCTGTCGCCCAGACTCCGAACACCCAGACTCCGAAGACCGCCGCGAAGCGGAAGAGCACCGCGCGCATCCTGCTGCGCATCCTCCCGTTCGCGAAGTCCGCCGCGCCCCGCATCATCCTGGGCATGGTGGCCGCGCTGCTGGCCAGCCTCGTCGCGCTGAGCATCCCGCAGGTGCTGCGCTGGCTGGTCGACGGCCCGCTGTCGACGGGCGACCCGTCGGCGGTGTGGCCTGCCGCGTTGCTCGTGGTCGGGCTGGGTGCCGCCGAAGCGGTGTTCATCTCGCTGCGGCGCTGGTTCGTGCTGACCCCGGGAACCCACGTCGAGGCGAAGATGCGCAACGCGCTGTACGCGCAGCTGCAGGATCTCCCTGTCGCGTTCCACGACCGCTGGCCGAGCGGCCAGCTGCTGTCGCGCGCGGTCAGTGACCTCAGCATGATCCGCCGCTGGCTGTCGTTCGGCATCGTGCTGCTGGTGGTCAACGTCGTCACGATCGTGGTCGGGTTCGCGATCCTGATCGGCTGGAACTGGATCCTGGGGCTCATCTTCCTGGTGTGCTCCATCCCGCTGTGGATCTACGGGTTCGTGTTCGAGAACAAGTACTCGGTCATCGCGCGGCGCAGCCAGGACCAGGCTGGCGACCTGGCGACGGCCGTCGAGGAATCGGTCCACGGCATCCGTGTGCTGAAGGCGTTCGGGCGCGGCAAGCACGCGCTGAAGACCTTCGAGTCGCGCGCGGAGGAGCTGCGCGGTACCGAGATCGAGAAGGCGAAGGCCATCGCCGGGATCTGGCTGTGGCTGCTGCTGGTCCCGGACGTCGCGTTCGGCATCTGCCTCGTGGTCGGCGTCTGGCTGTCGGCGCAGGGCCAGCTGTCGGTCGGCGAGCTCGTCGCGTTCTTCGCCACGGCGACCGTCCTGCGGTTCCCCGTGGAGTCGATCGGCTTCCTGCTGTCGATGACCTTCGACACCCGCACGGCGGCGGACCGCTACTTCGAGGTGATGGACGAGGTCAACACGATCACCGACCCGGCCGAGCCCAAGCGCATCGCCGAGCCCCGGGGAGAGCTCGTCTTCGACGACGTGCACTTCCGGTACCAGGACTCACCGGAGCGCTTCCCGGACCTGCTCGACGGCATCCGCCTGACGGTCCGCCCGGGGGAGACGATGGCCCTGGTCGGCTTGACCGGCTCGGGCAAGTCGACCCTGACCGCCTTGACGACACGGCTGTACGACGTGACCGGCGGCGCGGTGAAGGTGGACGGCGTGGATGTGCGCGACCTCACCCGCTACGACCTGCGCAAGGCGATCGCCATGGCGTTCGAGGATGCGACCCTGTTCTCGGCGTCCGTGCGCGACAACGTCCTACTCGGCCGCGACGACCTCGATCCCGCCTCGGCGGAGGCCGAGCGCGTGCTCACCGAGGCGCTCGAGGTGGCGCAGGCGGGCTTCGTCTACGACCTCCCCGAGGGCGTCGAGACGAAGGTCGGCGAGGAGGGGCTCAGCCTGTCCGGCGGTCAGCGACAGCGGCTCGCGCTCGCGCGCGCCGTCGCCGCGAACCCCAGCATCCTGGTGCTCGACGACCCGCTGTCGGCGCTCGACGTCGACACCGAGGCGCTCGTCGAGGCCGCGCTGCGCCGGGTGCTCGCCTCGACCACGGCCCTGATCGTCGCGCACCGCCCGTCCACGGTGATGCTCGCCGATCGAGTGGCCCTGCTGGAGGACGGCCGCGTCACCGCGGTCGGCACCCACCACGAACTGCTCGCCAGCAGCGAGCACTACCGCTTCGTCATCTCCAGCCTGGAGGACGAACAGAACGAAGAGATTCTCGAGGAGGTGAACCTGTGA
- the ddaH gene encoding dimethylargininase, which yields MTSSWGRRLIASLVAALVVVLVVHAAMIAAFYVGSLAGSSAPSGALIVAVSNYFSLTSVIAFVLLWVAGFVGAFDRWWTALIAGVLAGVLAPAVGTILTATSGGSPFSGDLIVAVLGTLLGINLLYAVAITALTPTFGRWLFRVVEGTRSRFETDRKVALVRIPAGNLAEGLVTHIDRQPVDAERADAQWDAYVAALSEAGWQTVEVASADSMADSVFVEDTAVVFGDTAVITLPGAESRRAEVVGTEAALRAQGLHLERIEAPGTLEGGDVLKVGSTVYVGRGGRTNAEGIRQLRALVAPLGYTVVAVPVTKALHLKTAVTALPDGTIIGYEPIVDDPRVFERFLPVPEAHGTAVVVLSDDTVLMSSSAPQSVALVEDLGYTVIQVDISEFEKLEGCVTCLSIRIR from the coding sequence ATGACGTCTTCCTGGGGCCGCCGGCTCATCGCATCCCTTGTCGCTGCCCTCGTGGTGGTCCTCGTCGTTCACGCGGCGATGATCGCCGCGTTTTACGTGGGGAGCCTCGCCGGGTCGTCGGCCCCGTCGGGGGCATTGATCGTCGCCGTCAGCAACTACTTCTCGCTGACCAGCGTCATCGCCTTCGTGCTGCTCTGGGTCGCCGGCTTCGTCGGTGCGTTCGACCGGTGGTGGACGGCGTTGATCGCGGGCGTGCTGGCCGGAGTGCTGGCGCCCGCGGTCGGGACCATCCTGACCGCGACCTCGGGCGGTTCGCCGTTCAGCGGCGACCTGATCGTCGCGGTGCTCGGCACACTGCTGGGGATCAACCTCCTCTACGCCGTCGCCATCACCGCGCTCACTCCGACGTTCGGCCGGTGGCTGTTCCGCGTCGTCGAGGGCACCCGCAGCCGCTTCGAGACCGACCGGAAGGTCGCGCTGGTCCGCATCCCCGCCGGCAACCTCGCCGAGGGCCTGGTGACCCACATCGACCGCCAGCCGGTGGATGCGGAGCGCGCGGACGCGCAGTGGGACGCCTACGTCGCGGCCCTCTCCGAGGCCGGCTGGCAGACCGTCGAGGTCGCGAGCGCGGACTCCATGGCCGACTCCGTCTTCGTGGAGGACACCGCCGTCGTCTTCGGCGACACCGCCGTGATCACCCTTCCCGGCGCCGAGTCGCGCCGCGCGGAGGTCGTGGGCACGGAGGCCGCGTTGCGGGCGCAGGGTCTGCACCTCGAGCGCATCGAGGCGCCGGGGACGCTCGAGGGCGGCGATGTGCTCAAGGTCGGCTCGACGGTCTACGTCGGTCGCGGTGGGCGCACGAACGCGGAGGGCATCCGCCAGCTCCGCGCCCTCGTCGCGCCGCTCGGGTACACCGTCGTCGCCGTGCCGGTCACGAAGGCACTGCACCTGAAGACGGCCGTGACGGCGCTGCCCGACGGGACGATCATCGGCTACGAGCCGATCGTGGACGACCCGCGCGTCTTCGAGCGCTTCCTCCCCGTGCCGGAGGCCCACGGCACCGCGGTCGTCGTGCTCTCGGACGACACCGTGCTGATGTCGTCGTCGGCCCCGCAGTCGGTGGCGCTGGTCGAGGACCTCGGCTACACCGTCATCCAGGTCGACATCTCGGAGTTCGAGAAGCTCGAGGGATGCGTCACCTGCCTGTCGATCCGGATCCGCTGA
- a CDS encoding Glu/Leu/Phe/Val dehydrogenase dimerization domain-containing protein — protein sequence MSVLPADLPHETLHVVKGRRSGLTISIAVHSTVLGPALGGCRVWTYDSWQEAVADSLRLAEGMTLKNAAAGLHRGGGKAVVYVPRGTVLTPTERYEAMLDLGDAVETLGGSYMTAEDVGTSAEDMSVVASRTAHVCGLPPSEGGVGEPSDATAAGVYAGLQATMERAFGSRDVAGRHVIVLGLGHVGSLIAMRLASEGAVLTVTDVNPAKRALAEALGATWVEPDDAHRVEGDVFVPAGVGGVLTDRVIDELRVAAVVGPANNQLAHRSGAERLAARGILWAPDFVVNAGGVIFLSMAGEPGVTAEATQERVERIGDTVAEIFRAADQRGVTTLQAAEELALDRLREPANA from the coding sequence ATGTCCGTCCTGCCCGCAGACCTGCCGCACGAAACACTGCACGTGGTGAAGGGGAGGCGGAGCGGTCTCACCATCAGCATCGCGGTCCACTCCACCGTCCTCGGCCCGGCCCTCGGCGGATGCCGGGTCTGGACGTACGACTCCTGGCAGGAGGCGGTCGCCGACTCGCTGCGGCTGGCCGAGGGCATGACCCTCAAGAACGCGGCGGCCGGTCTCCACCGCGGCGGCGGCAAGGCCGTCGTCTACGTGCCGCGCGGCACGGTGCTCACACCGACCGAGCGCTACGAAGCCATGCTCGATCTCGGCGACGCCGTCGAGACGCTCGGCGGCAGCTATATGACCGCGGAGGATGTGGGCACGAGCGCCGAGGACATGTCCGTCGTCGCGTCGCGCACTGCGCACGTCTGCGGCCTCCCGCCGTCGGAGGGCGGGGTCGGGGAGCCCAGCGATGCGACCGCGGCAGGCGTCTACGCCGGTCTGCAGGCCACCATGGAGCGGGCGTTCGGCAGCCGGGATGTCGCCGGGCGCCACGTGATCGTGCTCGGCCTCGGACACGTGGGATCGCTCATCGCGATGCGCCTCGCCAGCGAAGGCGCCGTGCTGACCGTCACCGACGTGAACCCCGCGAAGCGCGCCCTCGCGGAGGCGCTCGGCGCCACCTGGGTGGAGCCGGATGACGCCCACCGCGTCGAGGGCGATGTCTTCGTCCCCGCCGGTGTCGGCGGAGTCCTGACCGACCGGGTGATCGACGAGCTCCGGGTCGCCGCGGTCGTCGGCCCCGCGAACAACCAGCTCGCGCACCGCTCGGGAGCGGAGCGTCTCGCCGCACGCGGCATCCTGTGGGCTCCCGACTTCGTCGTCAACGCGGGCGGTGTGATCTTCCTGTCGATGGCGGGCGAGCCCGGCGTGACCGCCGAGGCCACGCAGGAGCGCGTCGAGCGGATCGGCGACACGGTCGCCGAGATCTTCCGGGCGGCCGACCAGCGCGGGGTCACCACGCTGCAGGCGGCGGAGGAGCTCGCGCTCGACCGGCTCCGGGAGCCAGCGAACGCATAG
- the purH gene encoding bifunctional phosphoribosylaminoimidazolecarboxamide formyltransferase/IMP cyclohydrolase yields the protein MSGPRHDASLYRERDLVPIRRALISVSDKTGLLDLASALAAAGVEIVSTGSTAQTIRDAGHAVTDVASVTGFPESLDGRVKTLHPAIHSGLLADLRLASHEEQLTDLGIEPFELVVVNLYPFVETVASGAVGNDVVEQIDIGGPAMVRAAAKNHANVAIVVSPSDYDGIVEAVAAGGTTFDQRRELASKAFAHTAAYDGAVAAWFAGEAPSVDDFPERWEARAELKQTLRYGENSHQAAALYADPKGTGIAQATQLGGKEMSYNNYVDADAALRSAYDFREPAVAIIKHANPCGIAVADDIAEAHRKAHECDPVSAYGGVIAANRTVTLAMAETVKGIFTEVLIAPGYEPEALELLQTKKNLRILQLPEGYARALTEFRQISGGVLVQDSDRFDEFSSEGWTLVAGEEADAATRADLEFAWKACRAVKSNAILLAHDGASVGVGMGQVNRVDSCTLAVSRAGERAAGSVAASDAFFPFADGPQILIDAGVRAIVQPGGSIRDEDVIAAAKAAGVTMYFTGERHFFH from the coding sequence ATGAGCGGACCCCGTCACGACGCCAGCCTGTACCGCGAGCGGGATCTCGTCCCGATCCGCCGCGCCCTGATCTCGGTCAGCGACAAGACCGGACTGCTCGACCTGGCGTCCGCGCTCGCCGCGGCCGGCGTCGAGATCGTCTCGACCGGCTCGACGGCGCAGACCATCCGCGACGCGGGTCACGCGGTGACCGACGTCGCGAGTGTCACCGGGTTCCCGGAGTCGCTCGACGGGCGTGTGAAGACACTGCACCCGGCCATCCACTCGGGACTCCTCGCCGATCTGCGGCTGGCGTCGCACGAGGAGCAGCTCACGGACCTCGGCATCGAGCCGTTCGAGCTCGTCGTCGTCAACCTGTACCCGTTCGTCGAGACGGTGGCTTCCGGCGCGGTCGGCAACGACGTCGTCGAGCAGATCGACATCGGCGGCCCGGCCATGGTGCGCGCTGCCGCGAAGAACCACGCGAACGTGGCGATCGTGGTGTCGCCCTCCGACTACGACGGCATCGTGGAGGCCGTCGCCGCCGGCGGTACGACCTTCGACCAGCGCCGGGAGCTCGCGTCGAAGGCGTTCGCGCACACGGCCGCCTACGACGGCGCCGTCGCCGCCTGGTTCGCGGGGGAAGCCCCCTCGGTGGATGACTTCCCCGAGCGCTGGGAGGCGCGGGCCGAGCTCAAGCAGACCCTCCGCTACGGCGAGAACTCGCACCAGGCTGCCGCCCTCTACGCCGACCCGAAGGGCACCGGCATCGCCCAGGCGACCCAGCTCGGCGGCAAGGAGATGTCGTACAACAACTACGTGGATGCGGACGCCGCCCTGCGCAGCGCGTACGACTTCCGCGAGCCGGCCGTCGCCATCATCAAGCACGCGAACCCCTGCGGAATCGCCGTCGCGGACGACATCGCCGAGGCGCACCGCAAGGCGCACGAGTGCGACCCGGTGTCGGCGTACGGCGGCGTGATCGCGGCCAACCGCACGGTCACCCTCGCCATGGCGGAGACGGTGAAGGGCATCTTCACCGAGGTGCTCATCGCCCCAGGCTACGAGCCGGAGGCGCTGGAACTCCTGCAGACGAAGAAGAACCTCCGCATCCTGCAGCTGCCCGAGGGATACGCCCGCGCACTGACCGAGTTCCGCCAGATCTCGGGTGGCGTGCTCGTGCAGGACTCCGACCGCTTCGACGAGTTTTCGTCGGAAGGCTGGACCCTGGTCGCCGGCGAGGAGGCCGACGCGGCGACCCGCGCCGACCTCGAGTTCGCGTGGAAGGCGTGCCGCGCCGTGAAGTCGAACGCCATCCTGCTCGCCCACGACGGCGCCTCCGTCGGGGTCGGCATGGGCCAGGTCAACCGCGTCGACTCGTGCACCCTGGCGGTCAGCCGTGCGGGGGAGCGGGCGGCCGGATCCGTGGCCGCATCCGACGCGTTCTTCCCCTTCGCCGACGGTCCGCAGATCCTCATCGACGCGGGCGTCCGCGCGATCGTGCAGCCGGGCGGGAGCATCCGCGACGAGGATGTGATCGCGGCGGCGAAGGCGGCCGGAGTCACCATGTACTTCACCGGCGAGCGGCACTTCTTCCACTAG